One stretch of Nomascus leucogenys isolate Asia chromosome 7b, Asia_NLE_v1, whole genome shotgun sequence DNA includes these proteins:
- the CRYBB3 gene encoding beta-crystallin B3 — translation MAEQHGAPEQAAAGKSHGGLGDSYKVIVYELENFQGKRCELSAECPSLTDSLLEKVGSIQVESGPWLAFESRAFRGEQFVLEKGDYPRWDAWSNSRNSDSLLSLRPLNIDSPDHKLHLFENPAFSGRKMEIVDDDVPSLWAHGFRDRVASVRAINGTWVGYEFPGYRGRQYVFERGEYRHWNEWDASQPQLQSVRRIRDQKWHKRGCFPSS, via the exons ATGGCAGAACAGCACGGAGCACCCGAACAGGCTGCAGCTGGCAAGAGCCATGGAGGCCTTGGGGACAGCTACAAG GTGATCGTGTACGAACTAGAGAACTTCCAAGGCAAACGCTGCGAGCTCTCGGCCGAGTGCCCCAGCCTGACCGACAGCCTGCTGGAGAAGGTGGGCTCCATCCAAGTGGAGTCCGGGCC GTGGCTGGCATTTGAGTCCAGGGCCTTCCGCGGGGAGCAGTTTGTTCTGGAGAAGGGTGATTATCCTCGCTGGGATGCCTGGTCCAACAGCCGTAATAGTGACAGCCTTCTGTCCCTCCGGCCTCTGAATATT GATAGTCCAGATCACAAACTGCATCTGTTTGAGAACCCAGCTTTCAGTGGCCGCAAGATGGAGATAGTGGATGATGACGTGCCCAGCCTGTGGGCTCATGGCTTCCGGGACCGTGTGGCGAGTGTCCGTGCCATCAACGGGAC GTGGGTTGGCTATGAGTTCCCTGGCTACCGTGGGCGCCAGTATGTGTTTGAGCGGGGCGAGTACCGCCACTGGAATGAGTGGGACGCCAGCCAGCCACAGCTGCAGTCTGTGCGCCGCATCCGCGACCAGAAGTGGCACAAGCGGGGCTGCTTCCCCAGCAGCTGA